A single region of the Raphanus sativus cultivar WK10039 chromosome 1, ASM80110v3, whole genome shotgun sequence genome encodes:
- the LOC108855411 gene encoding nudix hydrolase 18, mitochondrial translates to MVCVVSRTGRQFQRYNKGRRQVVGCIPYRLKISSDGTISDEFEVLVISSQKGHALMFPKGGWELDESVEEAASRESLEEAGVIGDVERQLGKWDFLSKSRGTFYEGLMFPMLVKDELELWPEQHLRQRIWMKVDEAREACRDWWMKEALDVLVHRLSSSPSMKPMEEDTKIPLISTC, encoded by the exons atggtgTGCGTGGTTTCTCGTACTGGTCGTCAGTTCCAAAGATACAACAAGGGACGCCGTCAAGTCGTAGG GTGTATACCGTATAGACTCAAGATTTCGAGCGATGGCACAATTAGCGACGAATTTGAAGTTTTGGTCATCTCATCGCAGAAGGGTCATGCTCTAATGTTCCCGAAG GGTGGTTGGGAGCTTGATGAATCTGTAGAAGAAGCTGCTTCAAGAGAGTCTTTGGAAGAAGCTGGAGTTATTGGAGACGTCGAG AGACAACTTGGAAAATGGGATTTCTTGAGCAAAAGCAGAGGAACATTCTATGAAGGACTAATGTTCCCGATGCTTGTGAAAGATGAGCTTGAGCTCTGGCCTGAACAACATCTTCGTCAAAGAATATGGATGAAAGTAGATGAAGCAAGAGAAGCTTGTAGAGATTGGTGGATGAAGGAAGCTTTGGATGTTTTGGTCCACAGGCTTTCTTCGTCACCATCAATGAAGCCAATGGAAGAAGACACGAAGATTCCATTGATCTCCACCTGCTGA